In Pirellula sp. SH-Sr6A, the DNA window CTCCGCTGTGAGCAGTTCGTCAGCGACGAAATCTGCCTTGTTCATTGCTACCATCGCTGTGTCCGTCGTGCCTTTCTTACTGGCTTCGATCAGCTCACCCAGAAAGACTACACCCACCGCAGAGAATGGATTCGCCAGCGCCTTGAATCCCTGGCCTCTGTCTTCGGTATCGACGTTCTCCAATATGCCGTCCTATCCAATCACCTCCATGTCATCCTCCGCAATCGCCCCGATGTCGTGAAGACTTGGTCCGACGTAGAAGTCGCCACCCGCTGGCTAAGACTCTTTCCAGGCACCCGAATCCTCGATGTCTTGGCAGAGCCCAACGAGGAGGATGTCCGAAGCGCTGTAGCCAATCCCGAGAAGATCCAAGAGTATCGCAGCCGACTCTCCGATATCTCTTGGTTCATGCGTTCTCTCGCAGAAGTCATCGCCAGGCGAGCCAATGCAGAAGATGAATGCAGTGGCTGCTTCTGGGATGGCCGATTCAAAGCGAAGCGGCTTCTCGATGAAGCGGGTTTGCTGGCCTGCGCCATGTATGTGGATCTCAATGTCTTGCGCGCGAACCTGGCCGCAACAATCGAACTCTCGATGCACACGTCGGTGTTTGATCGAATCGAGGCTGCCAAGGGAGCGATGATCGAATCCTCGGCTCTGGATCGTATTCCCTTGTCCCGGGAGGAATCGATCGCGAGGAGGACCAAGATGACGCTCGAGGAGCAGAAGAAGGCTCGTAAGCCGACTGGCCCCCGTCCACTGGTCCCCCGAGACGCCTGGTTGGCCCCTCTGACGCTCGACCCCGAAGTGGACGCGTTTGATCCGCAGGCCAGCACCAATGGTCTGCGCGCCAGCAACCGAGGGTTCTTGACGATGAACCTGGAGGACTATGTGAAGTTGTTGCAATGGACTGCTAAGCAGAAGGATCATCCGCCAGGGAGCGTGTGTCGGGTTCCTGAATCCTTAGAGCCCTTGTTTACCGGCTTGGGAGTGGAACCGAGCATGTGGTGCGACTTGGTGTGGAACTACACGAAGTACTTTGGGACAAGCCGTTGTAGTGGGAATCCCAAGGCGATGATCGCCGACGCGGAGCGGACCCACAAACGCTGGAGTCGCGGCCAGCGCCAAGCTGCCGCTTGCTTCGCCTAGCGGGCAGCGCTTCGCGACAACTGGCGACCGGCAAGTAGCAAGTGGCTCCGCTAGCTCCGGTTCCCCACCTTGGAGCCTGAGCCAGAACGTCCGCTCTCCAGTCTCCCTCTCTCCCATCTCCCTCTCTTCGCCCTCCTGCATTCTCGGGTCCGGCTCGCCGCTGCGCCCATCCGAGCCCAATCCCTCTAAATTCCAGCCCCCCAGGCCACTTCCGCCCCCAACTCCACCCCAAACCCTGTCCCCCCTCCGTCCCCGTCCCCTCCAAAAGATGGGTGCCTGCTTTCGGGAACGTTTCGTTGCGTCTTGGCGCCTTTGCGAGAAACCTCCTCCCCCCCATTAGGTGGGTGCCTTCTATTGGATTAGGTGGGTGCCTACTTTCGGGAATGTGCCGCAATGGGTGGGTGCCTGGGATTTAATGGGTGGGTGCCTGGGATTTAGCGGTCTTGAGGTTGTGATTTGGACTCTTGCGAACAGACCTGTTCAAGCCATGTTCGGAAGAGCATCTCGGAGTCAAACTTTTCTTCCAAGTCCCTTCCGAAACGTTCGACGTATTCCAAAGCGAGGATTAGCGGGATGGTGTACTGCGATTTCCCCAAACACATGCTCGATAACTTCAGAAGGGAGCTAGCGGCCTTGATCTGCATCGGCAACACAGAAACAGGGCGTTCGAGCGGCGCTTCGCAGTGTACCGGGTCGGAAGTGACGAGATATTGTCTGCAAACGAAGGGACGCTGGGCGTAGACACTGCACGCGTCGTCGACAAGAAATGGACATTCCAGTCGAAGTTGGAAGTAACGATCTGTCACTCGACGGACTTCCTCCCGGCTCATGGATGAGCGATCTTGGAAGTAGATGTCTACCAATTCCGCATCCTCTAAAGCTTGCACTCTTTGCTTGAATCGGTCGCGTATCGCGTCCCTCTCCGATGGTTCCCGTTCGGCAACCCATTTCGCTAGAGCGAATGCTTCTGGAGGAGTCACTGGCACCGGTTGCGATTTGCAGCAGGCGGCGCAACCTTGGCGACAAGAGACGTCCCTCCCTTCTGAAGCGGCCTGCCGCGAGGCCACGACAATTTCCTCATCGACCACCTCACGGCAAAGGGGAAGGACTTCGTCCAATCGCGAGAGCGGAGGGGGCGAGGGCACGTCCATTTCGATCCGATTTCCAAGGATGCGCATCGATAGCTGAACCCTTGAAGACGACGAGTCTGACATCGTTTTGCTTACTTTCCAGGACAGCAGGTTCGGTCCCCCAAAACAAGGCAGCTTGTTTTTGGATTAAATATTTAATTTTCTAAAGGCAGTTGATTGCGTTTAAAACGCCAACAACGCTAGGTTATACAGCATAAGATGGGTCGTCCACGATTTCCATGGTGCTCCCGGTGGAGTCGCGGCAGACCGTATCTACCCTTGGGTTTCTTCGCTAGGCATTTTCCGCAGGAGTCGGGCCATGAAGTCCTCTACTTTCCCTCGTCGTCATTTTTGGGTTGAGCGATTGGAGGCCCGACAACTGCTCGCCTCCGATTTTCTTTTGGAAATTGACGGAATCAAAGGGGAGTCTTCCGACAACAAGTTGCCGTACGCGATCGAGCTCGATTCCTTTAGCTGGGGAAGTCACAACCCCTCCACTTCACCTGGGAGAGCACCTATCACGGAGCTCACGTCGGACGAGTTCCGGTTTGTTTCCAACTTTGGCAAAGCGTCCCCTCAACTAGCCCAATCGATTGCTCAAGGAAAGCACTTTCCCAAAGCCTCTTTGCATGTCCGCAACGCGGG includes these proteins:
- a CDS encoding YkgJ family cysteine cluster protein, with the translated sequence MDVPSPPPLSRLDEVLPLCREVVDEEIVVASRQAASEGRDVSCRQGCAACCKSQPVPVTPPEAFALAKWVAEREPSERDAIRDRFKQRVQALEDAELVDIYFQDRSSMSREEVRRVTDRYFQLRLECPFLVDDACSVYAQRPFVCRQYLVTSDPVHCEAPLERPVSVLPMQIKAASSLLKLSSMCLGKSQYTIPLILALEYVERFGRDLEEKFDSEMLFRTWLEQVCSQESKSQPQDR